In Octopus sinensis unplaced genomic scaffold, ASM634580v1 Contig10782, whole genome shotgun sequence, the genomic window GAACAAATCGAACTTAACCCATGAAATATTCTTAAGActttaagaattcttttaaagtcTAATTTCTGCTTTTATATGTCCAAAGAAACCATTCGAGTTCACATGAACGCTTCTTGTTATTTTTTGAAAGACATCAGATATGAACCAGAAAAAGGCAATAGTcaattatataaagaaacaaatttattattccaTTATTGGAATATCAATCGGAGGAAAATCCGATAttatttatgaatgaaacaaatctCAACATGCACATATCCCGTAAAGAGTCGTTTAGAAAAAGGAACAAGGTCTAATgttatttcaacaaatttgcaAGGTGTCAATGTACATTTCATTGGTTGTATCGGGTCTTTTGAActgttaaattataattttaaacgtAGATCCTTTAAAACAGAATCTCCTCATGAATGGTTGAGAATTTGTCTACGAAAAGCCATGGAAGCTTACAATTTCCCAATAGTGCTAGTAGTAGACAATGCTCCATGCTATTCAGGAATTGAAGAATTTGTCAAAGAAAAGGAATTTATCGGAAATAAATTTCAAGATTGGGTCCTTATAGCCCTATGGTCAACCCAATTGTGAAAATTTGACACATTGCAACAGacacgaaaaatattttgaattatgtgGGACAAGAAGCTTTGTCAACTACTGATTTTTGACTTCGAAAGTTAAAAGAGACTATGATTAACTCTGTATGTATAATCACTTCGTCTTTATGCATCACGGTATTTACTAAAATTCAGAGGTTGGTTCTATCggtgttaaataaataattttattgttcaaTTTTGCTTTCGGTAAGACCCACTTTAAACCTGAAATggtagttattttcttttttcttatgaaTTGagcttattttaataaaaaatacaattataattgatattgatgttataaatttataatatttttagccttaaatgttttatttttacaaagtatattgattttaataatatttgtatCGTCACAAACTGACAATCAATTTATTGACGTACAAAATACATTAAATAGCTAATTTTCTGCATATAATTAGAAAAGTAACTTTTATGAATTTTCGTTGCAGCTGTTTCTCAAAATCCGAAGATGAATTTATTATGAGAAAGCAAAGTAAAAGCATAGACAAATTGATATACAAAGAGAAAAACCTAAACAGACAAACTCATAAACTTCTTTTATTAGGCAGATATTTTTGTGACGAATTAGAATTTGTAGGAACGGGAGAATCTGGCAAAAGCACTTTTATTAAACAAATTCGCATTATTCACATCAATGGATTTAAATATACgtattatttttatgaatatttattaatctatctCAATTTTTATTGACGTATTAGAGAACGAATGAACTATTCTACTATTATTCGTTTAAATTTATTTGACTCCATAAAAGTAAGAGGAATCTATAAGCATCAATAGATTCTTTCCCGCCAATTTTCGTTTTTTGATCCTCCCATAAAAATCGACTACTTGGATTATATCAATCAGTTTGATCGTCGAAATATTAAAAATTGGTCAGAAAATACACCACAAGACATGATTGTAATTTTAACACATATATGCGTAGTTTTATTAGATTATGTATAAAAATGCAATCAGTTCTATTTGGAATGATAAAGTGATTAACGAAAATTACAGGAGGCTCGacaaatttataaatttgaaatggGCAGAATAGTTTAATTTTATTGGTTAATTCAATTAAAATAGTTTTATACGAGAATCTGAGAGAATATGTCAATTCGATTATGTGCCAACCGATCAGGTACTTTACTTATAGAATAGACTCAAAGGACATTCTTCGCTGCAGATTTTTGACAAGTGGGATAACTGAAACACAATTCGCAGTAGATGGAATCAATTTCcagtaaataatattataataaataaaaatcagcATATTTGACGTTGGCGGGCAACAGAGTGAAAGGAAAAGATGGATTCAATGCTTTAGTGACGTAACATCTATCATATTCGTCTCTGCCTGCAGCGACTATTGCAGATACACAGAAGATTCAACAAAAAACCGACTGGTAGAGTCGGTGgagttatttgaaaatatatggaATAATCGGTTGTGCACAGACTTGAGTAGATAATAGATGGCTTgtgaatgtttcttttattttatttctcaataaGCAAGATTTGTTTGAAGAAAGAATACAATCGGGTTTTTATCCACTCGGATCTTATTTTCCAGAATACAACGATTATACTAGTTAGTTTATATTTTAAACTTATAGACTCTGGTGCAACAGAAATTGAgaaagcaagacatttcattAGAGATATGTTTATGGTAAAACAGGCTTAATAATTGCAAAGAAAATCGCTGTAGATACGAAGGGAAACAGATACTGCTATCCTCACTATACGTGCACAATTGACACCAATAAGACAAAACAAGTATTTCAAGACTGCAGGGAAATTATTCGCAACATTAACATTAGACTATATGATCTTATTTAGATATAACACTTATTTcttgtgaaaataaaataacatggctAGATTAAAAACAGTAAAGCAATGAAACACCAACTCATATTGATTTGGTAGTTTATCGTTTGTCCCTGgatcttctttcttttgttcgaAATCATTTTTCAATAgaatttaaaagttttaaaaagcaAGCAGGTATTAAAGGTAATCCGATAATATATTTTTACGAGGTAATTTGATATGAATAAAAAGAATGTATCTGGAATACTGATAAATCACTGAGACCGacaaataataaaaagattatatttattgAGATAGCAATTAAAAAGATGATTAATACCAGTTGTACATAAGAGTGTACGAATACTTTTTCGCCTGGTTAGAGGTTTTGAGAagaagcaatttttaaaaatattgtataaaagaagAATAGAATAGTTTGACAATCGGAGATTATTCAGAGAGGATCTTGTTTCTGATGCATTTGTAGAACCTGTTCTGAAATGGCTAGAATTGACCATTCttcaaaaaatctttttatatttctgttattacCAGATCACATTCCAACAGAATCAGTATAAACAAAGAttctaaaataagaaatattacaaTTACTTCAGTGACAAGTAACGATGAACAGGCTTATGAGATGTAAAATTATCAACCAACAGTCATTTATGCAAGTCGGTTTCTTTTATAGTATATAAAAACTTAGCGTAAGAGTACCTAGaataaaattgtatatacattacatttttaGAAATGAACATTTGATGCAAGTTAGTTCGACTATTTTtaatcaattggttaaatattaattgatacgataacaaaaatcaaacattaaaacaaaaattaaacatttataggaaaaattatatcatttatttctaTGTTGTATTGATCTCCTTATTGCAGTATTAAGCCCACCGCAAGCACTAGTAGATTTTTGAATTccctaaaaataaaaagcaactaTCCACCTCTTTCAACAGCAAAGGGGCAATATTTCCACTAGACATAATCGTTACAATCTTCTTAAACCCAACCATGCAGGCAATTGTCAGAGATCCTGttatctaaaatataaatattgttactCAACATCCATTAAATCATTCGTAGTGGGATCCACAATAATTTGTTTACCTTTAAAGGCCTAAAAATAATCAAATACGAGCATACCAGTGAAACAGCAGAAACCATATCGTACATCTCAACACCAGCGTCAATTAAAGCTGCAGAAATGCAGCAAATAGAAGGACCCAaaccttttaaatatatttgtttaaattacaGTTTCCATCAAGTTGGAGAACAGACACATTAATGTCGATGACAGATTTGGGGTAGATTGAGGTTTTAATGACACTGTTAAAGGTAGACCGTACAATTGAAGATGACTCACGCTCGAGTGTCTCAATGTCTTCACGTTTAGTATATGTAGCAAAAGGAGATATATTGAAATTGCAGTTTAATTTGAATTCCGAACGATAGTCTCGAACATGAAGGAAATCATGGGGACCATAGCTATGTTATTGGTGTGGGTTAGAGTTACAAACATTGAACAGATCACCTTGCACCTTCCTTGTTCAAAATATGCAGAGCCCTGGGACTCGCTAACTATACCTAATTTTAGGCCTATTGGACGACACGTGCTACCACATTGTGCAAAAGCCATTGGAATGtaattaaatgatattaaaataacttttcttacaaataaactattaatatttaatttttctgaaCATTCCCCAACTGGAAGTTTCTACCATAATGGATACAAATACATGATGGTTCAGGAGCTTAAGTgtctattttttatttccttttttacaaTCGGTTCATTTTTGGCTTAACCTATCATGATCTCTGTGTATGAAATATCACTTCTGTACATTctgtatttcatataattttcttctttttagtttccatatcatttataatgatcttattatctttttaaataataattgcaATGAACCTATTAATCTACCTAAAGGATCACGCTGACAATTTGCAAAAAATCGCAGAGAATTTGTTAAAATGGCGGTAAATTTTTTGTCAAttcgaaaaataaagaaaaatttttttactaaaattttgtttgaaactcgcaaataaagttaaatttttattttgggtaatattaatttattaattatctatTGTTGTTAAAGAATTAAGTTTGATTGCCATCCGTGTCaatttttcaaagtttttttgaTTTAATTCGACTTGATTTTTTAGCTCTTTTGTAGATCCTTTGAATGACAATTTTTCAAGCAATGTATCATATTCATTTGTCGTTGATTGAATTTTATAAGAAATTGTGTTATATTGCAGGATATTTTCTTTAGtgcaatattttctttcaaaattttcatatttttctctgaTTTCAAGACAACCAATATTTCCATTCTTGCAACCAAATACTACACATCCATCTTTAGTCACGTTCACAAATTCTATTTCCATATTCAATTTGATTTCTCCTGTTATTGTCAAGTCTGGAATAGAGACAGCGATAATTCGATCGGAGCAGCAGAAAATTGCTATTTGTCCGGTTTTTGAAAACCCGACAAATTTTTCAAACCCGCAAAAAAGAATGCTTCCATCAGAATAAAGAATATTTGAATTAATATCAACAAAAAGTGGATTTTCTGGTCGAATTAAACTTTGGCTGAAATTAATTTGACGTATAtcatcaaattttgatacaactgATTGATtgagaatattataaaatataatttttccagATATACTaccaacaaaataaattataatgcAATCAGAAATTTCTTTAGATTCGCAAAATTCATAAAATACACTTGAAAAATTAATCTTGAGACTACGCAATTTTAAAGATGACCAATTTTCATTCTTAATATCAAGAAAGTTAAATAAAACGTCATTTTCTTTTAGATGATGTgggattattaaatatttatcgtCATGAGAAATTATAGGACATGAATATATCTCGTATATTTGAGTGTTGATTTCTGTACTTTTGATTTGATCAAAAGAATAATCATATgctgaaatggaataaaaatcaCTTGTAGATTTGCGATTAATAAAAAGAATCGAATTGCTCTTAGTCATCGAAATCGGAAATCCAGAAAGTCCTTCCAATTTTAACAAAACACGATCAATAGTCAGATTCCAAAGATATGATTGATTAGATTCTgtcataacaaataataaattttcttcCTTAGACAGTGCGTAATTTACTATAACTTTCGGATGGCTTACTATATTAGTATACTTTCCTGTCTCTTTAAAGAAAACTCCCAAAACTTGTTGATTATTCCAAATAGAAATTCCTCTAGTCTTATGTGTCTAAACTTAATATAAGAATCATACAGTTATGCTTCGGACGGGTTCATAAAGTTGTGgaattatttttaaagattttccaAATGAGTTTAAATCAAAAAGAATTACGTATTTCTGGTTCTTCAGTGTGACTGCAATTTTACaatcattaattttataaatattcgtTATTTGATTTAGGGGACATCTGAGATTGTGGAGAATCCGTCCAGAGTCAGtatgaacaacaaaaacatagCAAAAATACGAGAAAGCAAATAATTCAGAGTTTGACAATAGAGTCAGATTATTCATGACGAGTGATACTTCATCGTTATTCGGAAAAGTAAATCTTTGTGGTAAATTATTTGGAACAtcaatttgataaaaaatgtttCCCTTTTTCGGACAAATGACATACACTTTTTTTGGAGTTGTCAACACCAAGTACTTATTTTCAACAGttataaatatttctgaaatgtaCGACAACGTTTTTAGATTGATTCGGTTAATGAAAGTCAAAGAAAAGCCTGTCAATGAGACCAAATCAACAAATGATTCGTCTGATGATAGAATCACTAAAACAGTCCCATCTTCTGAAATGGATGAATATTTAATCATGTAATCTGTTTTTAGATAAACTGTATCAAAATTATTAAGCGAAATCTTGAGCAAATTGTTTTCTGAACACCCACAAATAAGCTTTTCGTCTATCAGAAAACATGAATTTAATTTTAAGGAAATGGGAATAATTCTCAGAAAATCACAGTTCTTTAAACTTGCAATAGCCAAATAATTATCTTTTCCAATGACTTGAATAACAACCAAATCAAAACCAACGCACAtctgttaataataaaaattttaagataCGATTTCCAAAAAATGCTTCTTCAAAGGTGGCTTAATATAGTCTGAGGGTATTAAAAAACCAAGGAAATTGCCATTTCTATTGAAAAGACTTATTGTATTGCCATTTTTCTTATCACAAATAAGTATAACTTGTCCATCTTTGTTTGAATAGAAATTTCCACAGATCGTCTTGATTTTATCGAATTTTCCGGACCCAATTTCGTGGAAATAAATATCCGATCTCTCCACATTTTTGAGAATTAAACTATAAATAATGCATTTAATTTCTACTTTGACGACGTGACTGACATTTTTTGAGGAAATATTTGTGTATTGATTATTTCAtctaaataattttcattttcatgagaATGGCTGAAAAGTGGGACAAGtccactatttttttctttagagTCCATAAAATCGACCATTTTTCTAATTCGATTGGAGTCGAGATACAGTGGTAATAATTTGTTTGTTAAATCATTTCGGAAATACTTAAAATTGTTGTTACTCTCTTTGTGGCTTTTTAGTACTGCGCTACAAATCAATTCACATTCAACAAGCCCACAAAGTCTGATGTCATAAAGTAAATGTGAAGAAGGGGATGTCCGCAATTTACTTGTGAACCAATCAAAATTGAATGATATCATTTTTTCAATGTCGGTATATCTATTtgccatttttaatgcattgggaagttcttcatttcttctccaattgataaaaattttatcAGATAACTCAAAATTTTGCTGCATTATCAGACGCCCATGTTTTTTCGAGTTTTTTTTCTGATAGTCTTTTCCATCATAAGAATATAATCCAGAAAAATAGTCGCTGAGGCTGTTATACACTGACATAACTAATTTTTCACAACCTAAATatctacaaaaatcaacaaaatagtTCATACCTCTGTTTACAAATCAGAtatattatttcatgttttattCGATTGACTGTTATATTTAAACTATTTATTGATATTATGA contains:
- the LOC115228513 gene encoding LOW QUALITY PROTEIN: guanine nucleotide-binding protein G(s) subunit alpha-like (The sequence of the model RefSeq protein was modified relative to this genomic sequence to represent the inferred CDS: deleted 1 base in 1 codon; substituted 1 base at 1 genomic stop codon), producing the protein MCQPIRYFTYRIDSKDILRCRFLTSGITETQFAVDGINFHIFDVGGQQSERKRWIQCFSDVTSIIFVSACSDYCRYTEDSTKNRLVESVELFENIWNIGCAQTXVDNRWLVNVSFILFLNKQDLFEERIQSGFYPLGSYFPEYNDYTKIEKARHFIRDMFMGNRYCYPHYTCTIDTNKTKQVFQDCREIIRNINIRLYDLI